In Zingiber officinale cultivar Zhangliang chromosome 6A, Zo_v1.1, whole genome shotgun sequence, a single genomic region encodes these proteins:
- the LOC121996624 gene encoding putative UPF0481 protein At3g02645, translating to MASINGQQQQQQNSSPSPNSHHVNNPVFDELRWVIQIRHSLEDVDDSDDVGIPVSVFNVPKSLQVTKPEAYIPQLIALGPYHHWRPELYEMERYKLAAVRRTKKQFHTIKLHHLVQQFTKLEHKIRAHYHRYLDLSGETLAWMMAVDASFLLEFLQVYAAVEDGGGKALRRLSSRMSHLVDYTGRKSAHNVILRDIMMLENQIPLFLLRNILESQSPSAEASDETLAKMLGGLLKELCPFKLLDIFPCGIDLKQHSHLLELLYYVVVPQSDDQSEENEIDEVNDETPPPSKGQLRKGGSSDGGYMKQLYHAVVGIGSGLTVAPIQFVRGVVTSRPVKLVALVPWKILTSLPGFSILKQPFESFCSSALQGQDRDQIPQALINGSSSSNSYKPPLVEEIMIPSVTDLVSSGVKFSPTTGDLSTIAFDTNTATFYLPAVCLDVNTEVILRNLVAYEASAAMGPLVFTRYTELMNGIIDTEEDVRLLREQRVVANRMKSDGQVASLWNGMSRSVRLTRVPFMDKLIEDVNKYHNSRWRVKTGRFMKKYVFGSWQFLTFVAAILLLLLTALQAFCSVYTCSRWFGVVDVQKH from the coding sequence ATGGCGTCTATCAATggccagcagcagcagcagcagaatTCCAGTCCGAGTCCAAACTCTCACCACGTTAACAATCCTGTGTTCGACGAACTCCGGTGGGTGATACAGATTCGGCACTCGCTGGAGGACGTCGACGACAGCGACGACGTCGGCATCCCGGTGTCGGTGTTCAACGTCCCCAAGAGCCTGCAGGTGACGAAGCCGGAGGCATACATACCCCAGCTCATCGCCCTCGGCCCCTACCACCACTGGCGACCCGAATTGTACGAGATGGAGCGCTACAAGCTCGCTGCTGTCCGGCGCACCAAGAAGCAGTTCCATACCATCAAGCTCCACCACCTCGTCCAGCAATTCACCAAGCTCGAGCACAAGATCCGCGCCCACTACCACCGGTATCTCGATCTCAGCGGCGAGACCTTGGCGTGGATGATGGCGGTGGACGCCTCGTTCTTGCTCGAGTTCCTCCAAGTCTACGCCGCTGTGGAGGACGGTGGTGGTAAAGCTTTGAGGCGACTGTCGTCGAGGATGTCGCATTTGGTGGACTACACGGGGAGGAAGTCCGCCCACAACGTCATTCTTCGCGACATCATGATGCTGGAGAACCAGATCCCCCTCTTCCTCCTGCGGAACATCTTGGAGTCGCAGTCGCCGTCCGCCGAGGCATCCGACGAGACGCTGGCCAAGATGCTAGGCGGTTTGCTCAAGGAGCTCTGCCCCTTCAAGCTGTTGGATATCTTCCCCTGCGGCATCGACCTCAAGCAGCACTCCCACTTGCTGGAACTTCTGTACTACGTCGTCGTCCCGCAGTCCGACGACCAATCCGAAGAAAACGAGATCGACGAAGTCAACGACGAGACGCCGCCGCCGTCGAAAGGGCAACTGCGAAAAGGGGGCAGCTCCGATGGCGGCTACATGAAACAACTGTACCACGCCGTGGTGGGCATCGGATCAGGGCTCACTGTAGCCCCGATTCAGTTCGTCCGAGGCGTCGTGACCTCAAGGCCAGTCAAGCTGGTGGCGCTGGTTCCCTGGAAGATCCTCACCAGCCTTCCTGGCTTCTCCATCCTGAAGCAACCGTTTGAGTCCTTCTGCAGTTCCGCGCTGCAAGGACAAGATAGGGATCAGATCCCTCAAGCATTAATCAACGGAAGCAGCTCCAGCAACAGTTACAAGCCGCCTCTGGTGGAGGAGATCATGATCCCCTCCGTGACGGATCTGGTCAGCTCCGGCGTGAAGTTCTCTCCCACCACCGGCGACTTGTCGACCATCGCGTTCGACACGAACACGGCGACGTTCTACCTCCCCGCCGTCTGCTTGGACGTGAACACCGAGGTCATCCTGCGGAATCTGGTGGCGTACGAGGCGTCGGCGGCGATGGGGCCCCTGGTGTTCACCAGGTACACCGAGCTGATGAACGGCATCATCGACACCGAGGAGGACGTGCGGCTGCTCCGGGAACAGAGGGTGGTGGCGAACCGGATGAAGAGCGACGGGCAGGTGGCGTCGCTGTGGAACGGGATGAGCCGTTCGGTGAGGCTGACGAGGGTGCCGTTCATGGACAAACTCATCGAGGACGTGAACAAGTACCACAACAGCAGGTGGAGAGTGAAGACGGGAAGGTTCATGAAGAAGTACGTGTTCGGTTCATGGCAGTTCTTGACGTTCGTGGCCGCCATTCTCCTGCTCCTCCTCACAGCTCTGCAAGCATTCTGCTCGGTCTACACTTGCTCCCGGTGGTTTGGGGTCGTCGACGTCCAGAAACATTGA